Proteins from one Anopheles nili chromosome 2, idAnoNiliSN_F5_01, whole genome shotgun sequence genomic window:
- the LOC128720084 gene encoding NADH dehydrogenase [ubiquinone] 1 subunit C2 translates to MYGGKSPDELLSGSFSKSWLHDKWAPLVGGLFGFVGACYVNYGTGRPPLSGIQKHIAAALAVGAACTMIDKWRDAHFAEKDATLRHYISLHPEDFPTPERKKYADVLEYWQPIR, encoded by the exons ATGTACGGCGGAAAATCTCCAGACGAATTGCTATCGGGCTCGTTCTCGAAGTCCTGGCTGCACGATAAGTGGGCTCCATTGGTGGGTGGCTTATTTGGATTCGTAGGAGCCTGCTACGTCAACTATGGCACCGGTCGTCCTCCACTCAGCG GTATCCAGAAACACATCGCTGCTGCATTAGCCGTCGGTGCAGCATGTACCATGATAGATAAGTGGCGCGATGCCCATTTCGCCGAAAAAGATGCTACTCTCCGCCACTATATTTCGCTGCATCCGGAAGACTTTCCAACACCCG AACGCAAAAAGTACGCCGACGTTCTTGAGTACTGGCAGCCCATCCGTTAG
- the LOC128730703 gene encoding LOW QUALITY PROTEIN: lipid storage droplets surface-binding protein 1 (The sequence of the model RefSeq protein was modified relative to this genomic sequence to represent the inferred CDS: deleted 1 base in 1 codon) produces MCKSLDLVEQKVPSMYLPPEMMFWNTKEYMSDHLMKPVLSRANSMKNLGHAVLESRVSNYAAGRIDGALVVCDKYVERYLPTEPQDQVDSGNAFAGTSRPACLSSDFGDPYDPKIDDSTARHQSLHVDCAAKHNAAADFVRPSGATCPANNTNEMHVVQTFHRGQQFSRKLKRRLTFRTRQELSALKKQSTEAVHVVAYAAELIATNPRLAMQKAVELWHYLSKDEPENQARPQTLEQLAVLLTRESARKMVHLINFVTGAVTRVPKLVRAQTREIVHHFLFATDQLMKTVHLEKAKAATLSEASGLMHKIQHTYDDLQNQTNLALHGQLSLANIDRHDFIHWLLLKLERLAVFLSGSLEAEKITTSGNPRRRIQTRPNNNPMNSNINGVY; encoded by the exons ATGTGCAAAAGCCTCGATTTGGTCGAGCAGAAGGTGCCGTCGATGTATCTTCCGCCAGAAATG ATGTTTTGGAACACCAAGGAGTACATGTCCGATCATCTGATGAAACCAGTCCTGTCGCGTGCAAACTCGATGAAGAACCTAGGACACGCCGTGCTGGAATCACGCGTGTCTAATTATGCCGCCGGTCGGATCGATGGTGCGCTGGTTGTTTGCGACAAATACGTCGAGCGATACCTGCCCACGGAGCCGCAGGATCAAGTTGACT CAGGGAACGCCTTTGCAGGCACGTCCAGACCAGCATGCCTATCATCAGATTTTGGTGACCCTTACGACCCCAAAATA GATGATAGCACTGCACGCCATCAATCATTGCATGTTGATTGTGCGGCCAAACATAATGCTGCAGCCGACTTCGTTAggc CTTCCGGAGCCACCTGTCCAGCGAATAACACAAATGAAATGCACGTGGTGCAAACATTTCACCGAGGTCAACAGTTCTCTCGTAAGCTCAAGCGACGGTTGACATTCCGCACGCGCCAGGAATTAAGTGCACTCAAGAAGCAGAGCACGGAGGCTGTCCACGTAGTCGCGTATGCGGCCGAACTGATCGCAACCAACCCCCGGCTGGCGATGCAAAAAGCCGTCGAACTATGGCACTACCTGAGCAAGGACGAACCGGAAAACCAGGCCCGCCCCCAGACCCTCGAACAGCTTGCTGTACTGTTGACTCGTGAATCCGCTCGTAAGATGGTACATCTGATCAATTTTGTCACCGGTGCCGTAACACGCGTTCCGAAGCTGGTTCGAGCACAGACTCGCGAAATCGTGCACCACTTCCTGTTTGCAACCGACCAGCTAATGAAGACGGTGCATCTCGAGAAGGCCAAGGCAGCGACCCTTTCGGAGGCGAGCGGATTGATGCACAAAATACAGCACACCTACGATGATCTGCAGAACCAAACAAACCTTGCGCTG CATGGTCAGCTATCGCTGGCGAACATAGATCGGCACGATTTTATCCATTGGCTTTTGTTGAAATTG GAACGCTTGGCAGTTTTTCTCTCCGGAAGCCTGGAAGCAGAGAAGATCACCACCAGCGGAAATCCACGTCGGCGTATCCAAACCCGGCCAAACAACAATCCGATGAATTCGAATATTAACGGCGTGTACTAg